In Helianthus annuus cultivar XRQ/B chromosome 3, HanXRQr2.0-SUNRISE, whole genome shotgun sequence, a single window of DNA contains:
- the LOC110931074 gene encoding CRS2-associated factor 1, mitochondrial has translation MLVFLLRRRCFSTTTTTPAFSNLYTKYSFTPPKSLDDQKPKTPNIRSQHSDNTIRKKKPLYRPPSSLDRSGQNPIKSDLPFDFRFSYTESSPAVRPIGLREPKYSPFGPERVDRAWTGVCAPAVDPMAGGKEEAEKLEAKRNKIRNMVQGQDLTNAERLALVQSCGKHKTKRQINLGRDGLTHNMLNDIHNNWKQAEAVRIKCMGVPTVDMKNVCTQLEDKAFGKIIHRHGGSLILYRGRNYNPKKRPVIPLMLWKPQEPVYPKLIKTTIEGLSIEETKEMRKKGLAVPALTMLAKNGYYGGLVPMIRDAFLVEELVRIDCRGLERKDYKKLGAKLRDLVPCILVTFEKEQIVIWRGKDYKPKEDGCFLVDRESFDKSDTNPGGHESQDVNHYQIELNSDDEK, from the exons ATGTTGGTATTCCTCCTCCGCCGGCGCTGcttctccaccaccaccaccacccctgcTTTCTCAAACCTCTACACCAAGTATTCCTTTACTCCCCCAAAATCACTTGATGATCAAAAACCTAAAACCCCCAACATCCGATCGCAACATTCCGACAACACCATAAGGAAAAAGAAGCCTCTCTACCGTCCTCCCTCTTCTCTCGACAGGTCCGGCCAAAACCCCATAAAGTCCGATCTCCCCTTCGATTTCCGCTTCAGCTACACCGAGAGCAGCCCTGCCGTGAGGCCCATTGGTCTCCGTGAGCCAAAGTACTCTCCTTTTGGCCCTGAAAGGGTTGATCGTGCGTGGACCGGCGTATGTGCTCCTGCAGTGGATCCCATGGCCGGCGGCAAGGAGGAGGCTGAGAAGCTGGAAGCCAAGAGGAACAAGATCAGGAATATGGTTCAAGGCCAGGACTTGACCAATGCTGAGAGACTTGCCTTGGTCCAGAGTTGTGGGAAGCATAAAACCAAGAGACAAATCAATTTGG GAAGGGATGGGTTAACACACAATATGTTGAATGACATTCATAATAACTGGAAGCAGGCTGAAGCTGTTAGGATTAAATGTATGGGTGTACCAACTGTTGATATGAAAAATGTCTGCACACAGTTAGAG GATAAAGCATTTGGTAAGATCATACATAGGCATGGCGGttcactcatattatacagaggcAGAAATTACAACCCTAAGAAAAGACCCGTGATTCCGTTAATGTTATGGAAGCCACAGGAGCCCGTATATCCAAAGCTCATAAAAACGACTATTGAAGGTCTAAGTATTGAGGAAACAAAAGAAATGAGGAAGAAAGGATTAGCTGTTCCTGCTCTCACAATGCTCG CAAAAAACGGTTATTATGGTGGTCTTGTTCCTATGATCAGAGATGCCTTTCTGGTGGAGGAACTGGTGAGAATCGACTGTCGGGGTTTAGAAAGAAAAGATTACAAGAAGCTAGGTGCCAAATTGAGG GATTTGGTTCCATGCATACTAGTTACATTTGAGAAAGAACAAATAGTTATATGGAGGGGTAAGGACTACAAGCCTAAAGAAGATGGATGTTTTCTCGTGGACCGTGAATCTTTTGACAAAAGTGACACCAACCCAGGAGGGCATGAAAGTCAAGATGTCAACCATTATCAAATTGAGTTAAACTCTGATGATGAAAAGTGA